The genomic window AATGACCTTAAAAGCACCGTATTCACCACGCGCTCTTCGGAACGACCTTTGACCTTTTCCAAGATCTCCTGAAGGGCCTTGGGCTTTATATTTTTTATGCCCTTAATGGTATAGCCCAGGTTATACAGAAATTCCCTAAGAGAGAACATCTTCTCCTCGTCGGGCACCTCGTGGACCCTGTAGACAAAGGGGGTCTTGAGCCAGTACATGTGCTCCGCTATGACTTCATTGGCAGCCAGCATGAATTCCTCGATGATGTGATTGGCAGTCCGTCTTTCCTCTTTTACCACATCCACGGGGTTGCCGCTGTCATCCAGTATAACTTTGGCTTCTTCAATGTTAAAATCTATGCTTCCCCTGGAAAACCGCTTTGCCGTAAGTTTTTTGGCCAGCTCTTCCATGAGCCTGAAATCTTCCACCAGATATTCATAGCGCTTCATGGTGTCAGGGTCATTTTCTTCCAGGATTTTCGTGACTTCGGTGTAAGTCATTCTCTCACAGGTTTTTATGATACCGGGGGTTATACGGTAGCTCTTTACTTTTGCATCTTTGTCGAAATCTATGATGACGCTCATTGTAAGGCGGTCGTTCCGCGGATTTAAGCTGCAGATGCCGTTAGAAAGCTTGGGGGGCAGCATGGGGATTACTCTGTCCACAAGATAGACGCTGGTGCCCCTCTTCATGGCTTCGATATCCAGGGGGCTTTTTTCCCTGACATAGTAGCTAACATCGGCTATGTGAACTCCCAGCCGGTATCCGCCCTGTATCCGCTCCACACCGACGGCATCATCTAAGTCTTTAGCGTCCTCTCCGTCTATCGTCACTATTTTCTTATCTCTGAAATCCTCCCTGCCTTCAAGGTCTTCCTGCCTCACCTCATCGGGTATATCTTCCAGTTGATTTAAGACCTTTTTCGGAAATTCCAGGGGAAGATCATATTTTTTAATGATGGAAAGTATATCGATGCCTTTTTCCCCTTCATACCCCAGCACTTCTATGACTTCACCCTCGGGGTTGCGCCTTTTTTCAGGCCACCGGGTTATCTTCACAACCACCTTCTGGCCGGACTTTGCTCCCATGGTCTGATCTTTGGGGACAAATATGTCATAATAAAACCTCTTGTCATCGGGTGTTACAAAGGAAAAATACCTGTCCCTTTCAATGGTACCCACGACCTTTTTGCTGGCCCTCTTCAGAATTCTTATCACTTCACCTTCGGTTTTACCCTCATGTCTTGCGGGCAGCTTGGGACGGACTACGACTTTGTCGCCGTGCAGGGCACCGTTCAAATCTTCGCGGCTTATATAGATATCATCTATATCCTGATTTTCAGGGATTAAAAAGGCATAACCTTTAGGATGGCCTTCGATCATCCCCACTACCAGGTTCATTTTTTCCGGGATACCGTAGCGGCCCCGGCGGGTTTTTACCACAAGGCCTTCCTTTTCCATATAATTCAAGGCTTTAAGTAAAAGGTCAAGCTCCCCGGCGTGAACATTCAGGGCCTGGGCCAGTTCATTTTCTGTCATGGGCTTGTAGGCTTCCTGTTTCATGAATTCTATGAGCTGTTCTTTAAATGGCATGCTGTGCCTCCTGTTTTTATATAATTTATCTCCTGACTTATTTTATGCTTTTCTGGCATATTTTACAAGCTATGTAAAGGCTTATCTGAAAATATTTTTGTCTCTTTCGTGCCGGTTACTATCATAATATCTTACAATGCCATTAGTTATAGCCTGGGCCGTTCTTTCTTTAAAAACCGGGCTCCGGAGCCAGCCTTCTTCGACAGGGTTTGATATAGTGCAAACTTCAATGGTGACAAAGGGTATGTTGGCCGTTGTTCCGATGGCATCGAAACCTTTAGAAAAGCTTTCTTCATGTACACCTTTACTTTCCAGTTTCAATTTTTTGCCAAGTTCTTCAAGAATAAACCTGCAAAGAAGTTCTCCCGGTTTGGAATGATACAGCGCTGCGGCTCCACAGCTGTTTTTGACCCGGTCCCAGCGGGTATGAATGCTTATCCACAGATCAGCTTCCAGTAAACCTGCAACTTCCAGCCTGTCTTTTAAACCCATGGATATGTCTTTTTCTCTTGTCAATACAGCCCTGGCTCCTGTATTGATAATTTTTGACTTCATGAAGCCTGAGATATGCATCACTACATTTTTTTCCAGGAGGTTTATATAGCCCCTGCGGCCGATGTCGCCCCCACCATGACCCGAGTCGATTATTACTAATTTATCCCTCATTACATTCTTTATATATGCTCTGTCAAAACATATCTCAAGCCTATCCGGAATGCCCCGGATTTGTTTTAAGCGGTATGATGACGGATATTGGAGCGCTACGGAAACCAGTGTGCCTCCATTCTGTTCCGCAACCTTAACCGTGTTTATCAGACCGTCATAAATGTTTATGGTATCCGGCGCCATTATTAGTCCCCCATCCAGAGAGAACTCATAAACATTGCGGGCAGACCTCCTCAGAGCATGGGAAAGCGGCATGGTGGATTCCATTATCATTGTGGAAAAATCGGCATCGGTCTTTACATATACATTTGTCAGGCCGCGTTTCATACCGAACCCCCCTGTTTTAATTTCGTATCATATTTATATTATTCCGGAACCTTTAAAACGGTGACGGACAAACACCTAATTCTAAAAACCGGGATGGTTGAATAAAAATGTAAATGGAGGGAAGGGGTAAAAATGGTTTTATCAGCCGTGAAATGGGTGCCTGTACCCATCAGAACCCATATAATTACCGAAAAGGATGACATTGTGGAGGTTGTTTTAAAATACACTTCTCCCGTGGCTGAATCCGGAGACATCATAGTCATAGCCGAAAGTCCCGTGGCTATAGCCCAGGGAAGGGCGGTTTTATCCAGTTCCATGAAAAGCGGTCTCCTGGCGCGTTTCCTGTCCAAATTCCCCAACAAGGACGGGAGTCTCGGCACCCCTGAAGCCATGCAGCTGGCCATAAATGAGGTGGGGACATTTCGTATAATCCTTGGAGCTCTAGCGGCCGCCCTGGGAAAAATGGTGGGCCGTAAAGGCGACTTTTACAGGGTTGCCGGTAGAGACCTGGCCAAGATCGATGACATAGCGGGAACCCTTCCGCCTTACGACCGCTACATTGTGCCGGGGCCTAAAAATCCAAAGGAAATTACGGATAAGATATTCAAAAAAACCGGTATAACCACCGTTATTGCGGATATTAATGATATAAAATGTGTTGACATCCTGGCCATCTCCGGAAAAGTAAAAGAAAAGGAGTTTATTGAAATCCTAAAAAACAATCCTCTTGGAAATGATGACCAGCAAACGCCCATAGTGGTGTTAAAGCGCGTATAAATTCATAAGAAAGTCGGGTGGTGTGATTTATGAAAAACCTGTTAAGAAAGTTTTCCATCCTGCAAAAAAACTGGGGCAAAAAAGTCCTCAATCCAAAATTGCCGGCGCTAATTTTTCTGGTGGTGCTTCTGGGTTTGACTTATAACATATTTATTACCAGAAACATTCCCGTATTGAAATTATTTATTGCCGACAGAACCGTGGCCGTAGACCCGGGGCATGGAACCATTGACCGAGGGGTGGTTCACCGGGACAGCGGTGTGGCCGAAAGCCCAATTAATCTTGCAGTTTCTTTGAAACTAAAAGAAATCCTGATGCAGCAAAAATTCAATGTGGTTCTCACCCGGGACCATGAGACCCAGGAACAGATGGCAAACCACAAAGAACTCAAGCGCAGAATCGATGTGGCAGTTTCAAACAAAGCGGACATGTTTGTGAGCATACATGTGAACCAGTATCCCGATTCGTCCTGCTTTGGAGCCCAGTGTTTTTACAATCCTCAAAAACCCGAAAGCAAGCTGCTGGCTCTGCTGATTCAGGAGGAATTAAAAGCCCTGGAACCTGAAAATTTCCGGGAAGCACTACCCCAGGACCTGTTTATATTGCGGGAATCCCCCATGCCTGCGGTGCTGGTGGAAATGGGGTTTATATCCAATCCCTCGGACCGTCAGAAACTTCAGGACCCTTCTTACCAGGAAAAGATAGCAAAGGCCATAGCGGCAGGTATAAACCGCTACTTTAATAAAGATACTCCCAAACATACTCCTGAATACAATTAAAAAAATGTAACGTATCCTGCTCCTCCTCTCATATTATATTTTGAAAAATCAAATGAGAGGGGTTTTTTTATGCTGCCAATGCCAACAAAATACAGGATGGTGGCGGGTAGTTCGGAAGGGGCTACTGAACTCAATGCCTTCGATGGCGCGCTGCTTTCGGCCGGAGCCGGAAACCTCAATCTCCTCCGGGTTAGCAGTATTTTACCTCCAGGTGCGGTATATGATGAAACTCTGGTTATACCCCCGGGGAATCTGGTACCCGTAGCCTATGGTTCCATCGTGAACAGCAGGCCCGGGGCCACCATATCTGCTGCGGTGGCGGTAGGAATCCCGGAAGACGGTGATTACGGCGTCATAATGGAGCTTTCCGGGGAATTTGACAGGTTCACTGCCGAAAGCAGGATAAGGCAGATGGTGGTGAATGCCTTCAAAATTAGAAACAAGCCTCTGGCCGATGTAAGAATCTGTTCTGCCGAGCACATGGTGGATAAAATCGGTTGCGCCTTTGCAGGAGTTCTACTCTGGTATTAATAAAAATATATTGACTTGTGTCAATGGTTTTTGTTATATTTTTATTAAATTAACATATATAAGAGGAACCGTCATGACATCCACTGAAAAAAATCAACTCGCATTTGGCATTAAACGCGCGATGCCTATAGTGATGGGTTATATTCCCGTGGGATTTGCCCTGGGGGTGCTGGCGTCGGGCAACGGCCTTTCTCCATTCGAAACCGGAGTCATGTCTATTCTGGTCTATGCCGGTTCGGCCCAATTTATAGCCGTAAATATGCTGGGAGCGGGCATAAGCCCACTCCCCATTATTATTACCACGCTGTTGGTAAACTTAAGGCATATTCTGTTCAGCGCTTCCCTGAGCCCTTATTTCCGGGAAGTAAACA from Biomaibacter acetigenes includes these protein-coding regions:
- the rnr gene encoding ribonuclease R, with the protein product MPFKEQLIEFMKQEAYKPMTENELAQALNVHAGELDLLLKALNYMEKEGLVVKTRRGRYGIPEKMNLVVGMIEGHPKGYAFLIPENQDIDDIYISREDLNGALHGDKVVVRPKLPARHEGKTEGEVIRILKRASKKVVGTIERDRYFSFVTPDDKRFYYDIFVPKDQTMGAKSGQKVVVKITRWPEKRRNPEGEVIEVLGYEGEKGIDILSIIKKYDLPLEFPKKVLNQLEDIPDEVRQEDLEGREDFRDKKIVTIDGEDAKDLDDAVGVERIQGGYRLGVHIADVSYYVREKSPLDIEAMKRGTSVYLVDRVIPMLPPKLSNGICSLNPRNDRLTMSVIIDFDKDAKVKSYRITPGIIKTCERMTYTEVTKILEENDPDTMKRYEYLVEDFRLMEELAKKLTAKRFSRGSIDFNIEEAKVILDDSGNPVDVVKEERRTANHIIEEFMLAANEVIAEHMYWLKTPFVYRVHEVPDEEKMFSLREFLYNLGYTIKGIKNIKPKALQEILEKVKGRSEERVVNTVLLRSLKRARYSEENLGHFGLAAHFYTHFTSPIRRYPDLMIHRIIREHLEGRLDAKRQEKLSKIVARVAKISSERERIADEAERESNDLKIAEYMARRIGNIYDGIVSGVTPFGIFVELENTVEGLVHVSNLEDDFYHFDEESITLRGERTGRVFRIGDAVRVRVSKVNVVERQIDFELVNNRGQA
- a CDS encoding N-acetylmuramoyl-L-alanine amidase family protein; its protein translation is MKRGLTNVYVKTDADFSTMIMESTMPLSHALRRSARNVYEFSLDGGLIMAPDTINIYDGLINTVKVAEQNGGTLVSVALQYPSSYRLKQIRGIPDRLEICFDRAYIKNVMRDKLVIIDSGHGGGDIGRRGYINLLEKNVVMHISGFMKSKIINTGARAVLTREKDISMGLKDRLEVAGLLEADLWISIHTRWDRVKNSCGAAALYHSKPGELLCRFILEELGKKLKLESKGVHEESFSKGFDAIGTTANIPFVTIEVCTISNPVEEGWLRSPVFKERTAQAITNGIVRYYDSNRHERDKNIFR
- a CDS encoding coenzyme F420-0:L-glutamate ligase is translated as MVLSAVKWVPVPIRTHIITEKDDIVEVVLKYTSPVAESGDIIVIAESPVAIAQGRAVLSSSMKSGLLARFLSKFPNKDGSLGTPEAMQLAINEVGTFRIILGALAAALGKMVGRKGDFYRVAGRDLAKIDDIAGTLPPYDRYIVPGPKNPKEITDKIFKKTGITTVIADINDIKCVDILAISGKVKEKEFIEILKNNPLGNDDQQTPIVVLKRV
- a CDS encoding N-acetylmuramoyl-L-alanine amidase family protein; the encoded protein is MKNLLRKFSILQKNWGKKVLNPKLPALIFLVVLLGLTYNIFITRNIPVLKLFIADRTVAVDPGHGTIDRGVVHRDSGVAESPINLAVSLKLKEILMQQKFNVVLTRDHETQEQMANHKELKRRIDVAVSNKADMFVSIHVNQYPDSSCFGAQCFYNPQKPESKLLALLIQEELKALEPENFREALPQDLFILRESPMPAVLVEMGFISNPSDRQKLQDPSYQEKIAKAIAAGINRYFNKDTPKHTPEYN
- a CDS encoding pyruvoyl-dependent arginine decarboxylase; this translates as MLPMPTKYRMVAGSSEGATELNAFDGALLSAGAGNLNLLRVSSILPPGAVYDETLVIPPGNLVPVAYGSIVNSRPGATISAAVAVGIPEDGDYGVIMELSGEFDRFTAESRIRQMVVNAFKIRNKPLADVRICSAEHMVDKIGCAFAGVLLWY